One genomic segment of Rivularia sp. PCC 7116 includes these proteins:
- a CDS encoding LysR family transcriptional regulator — MRLEQLQAFLAIAECGSFQKAARKCSVTQSTISRQIQSLEADLGFELFHRTSQSKLTLAGETLLPRARKICLEWQTVKQEITDLIAGKQPELCIASIPSVSAYYFPPLLQSFCNQYPDVQLRITSLGSDRALKVLKDGLVDVAIVMNNRFLTISKEMVVETLYEDKIEALICANHPLAKYECIPWSELIRYRQVIFKEGYGMQRLVQNQFDQTETLLRSALEVNTLDAFRGIVRQGELIALLPSSALIEARIDPSLAIRPFTINNNASSQDTYLTRQVVIVTTQDRLKIPPIQYFWHLVKEQIPQQVNGKK; from the coding sequence ATGCGGCTAGAACAGTTGCAAGCCTTCTTGGCGATCGCCGAGTGTGGTAGTTTTCAGAAAGCAGCGCGTAAATGTAGTGTGACTCAATCTACAATTAGTCGCCAAATTCAATCATTGGAAGCAGATTTAGGCTTTGAACTGTTTCACCGAACCAGTCAATCAAAATTGACATTGGCGGGTGAAACTTTACTGCCTCGTGCCCGTAAAATTTGCTTAGAGTGGCAAACTGTAAAGCAAGAAATAACAGATTTGATTGCAGGAAAGCAACCAGAACTTTGTATTGCTTCTATTCCTTCAGTAAGTGCTTACTATTTTCCACCTTTATTACAATCCTTTTGCAACCAGTACCCCGATGTACAATTACGAATAACATCATTGGGTAGCGATAGGGCACTAAAGGTTCTGAAAGATGGTTTAGTGGATGTAGCTATTGTAATGAACAATCGTTTTCTTACCATCAGTAAAGAAATGGTTGTTGAAACCCTTTATGAAGATAAGATAGAAGCTTTAATCTGTGCCAATCATCCTTTAGCAAAATATGAATGTATTCCTTGGTCAGAATTAATTCGCTATCGACAAGTAATTTTTAAAGAAGGTTATGGAATGCAACGTTTAGTGCAAAATCAATTTGACCAAACCGAAACTTTACTTAGATCGGCTTTAGAAGTTAATACTTTAGATGCTTTCCGAGGAATAGTACGTCAAGGAGAATTAATTGCTTTATTACCAAGTTCTGCATTAATTGAAGCACGCATCGACCCCAGTCTTGCAATTCGCCCTTTCACTATTAACAACAATGCTTCTTCACAAGATACATATTTAACTCGCCAAGTAGTAATAGTAACAACCCAAGACCGCTTAAAAATTCCCCCAATACAATATTTTTGGCATCTTGTAAAAGAACAAATTCCTCAACAAGTCAACGGGAAAAAGTGA
- a CDS encoding ubiquinol-cytochrome c reductase iron-sulfur subunit, giving the protein MNRRSFLNWVGIGWIASCLPVAIAACSSKETKQNASESQEWQEVGTSSELNTNEKLLSKNKSGGEVLLVKTSVPGDLVAVNPTCTHSGCTVEWKADMNKFVCPCHGSEFGVAGKVEKAPATTPLKTYAVKVEGEKVLIR; this is encoded by the coding sequence ATGAACCGTCGTAGCTTCTTAAACTGGGTTGGAATCGGTTGGATAGCAAGTTGTTTACCCGTAGCTATTGCAGCTTGTTCTTCAAAGGAAACAAAGCAAAACGCCTCAGAATCTCAAGAATGGCAAGAAGTTGGAACATCTTCCGAATTAAATACTAACGAAAAGTTGCTGTCGAAAAATAAATCGGGTGGAGAAGTCTTATTAGTTAAAACTTCGGTTCCTGGCGATTTAGTTGCCGTGAATCCTACCTGTACTCATTCCGGTTGTACGGTAGAATGGAAAGCCGATATGAATAAATTTGTTTGTCCTTGTCACGGTTCTGAATTTGGTGTTGCTGGTAAAGTTGAAAAAGCACCAGCCACAACACCTTTAAAAACATATGCAGTTAAAGTTGAAGGTGAAAAAGTTTTAATCCGATAA
- a CDS encoding phosphate-starvation-inducible PsiE family protein, with protein MRNLFRQIRKYSQNENFLHIVENLQVLVSKLLSITMIVLILIAIVDLVIFIFDKLLTWDVNKASFNKNLFTAFGLFLNILIALEILENITAYLRKSVIHVELVIATSLIAVARKIIILDLKNTEGLKVIGLGIAVFSLSISYWIIRRSHRRNS; from the coding sequence ATGAGGAATCTATTCAGACAGATTCGTAAATACAGCCAAAATGAGAATTTCTTACATATAGTTGAAAATCTTCAGGTCTTAGTTTCCAAGTTGCTTTCTATTACTATGATAGTTTTAATTTTAATTGCTATCGTGGATTTAGTCATATTTATATTTGATAAACTGCTTACTTGGGATGTCAACAAAGCCAGTTTCAACAAAAACTTATTTACAGCTTTCGGACTATTTTTAAATATTTTAATTGCTTTAGAAATTTTAGAAAATATTACTGCTTATCTGAGAAAAAGCGTGATTCATGTTGAGCTAGTAATAGCTACTTCTTTAATAGCCGTAGCAAGAAAAATTATTATTTTAGATTTAAAGAATACAGAAGGACTCAAAGTAATTGGATTAGGAATAGCAGTTTTTTCTTTATCAATAAGTTATTGGATTATCCGGCGCAGTCATCGCAGGAATTCTTAA
- a CDS encoding MBL fold metallo-hydrolase, with protein MSQIEPSSHAQDANQSPLNCSEKQPEKFFVKFWGVRGLIPTPGEETNFYGGNTACVEMQVGTNNLIFDGGTGLRVLGKSWLKQQQELVAHLFFTNAQTNRIQGFPFFAPAFAPQNYLHIYGTAASNGASIKQSLGDQMLLPHFPYPLQAMKSELQFYYLTPDKAVSIDDVIVEMALINNVTKSIGYKVIWKDYSVAYITDLQSKIDDSEQESLKKLTQEADLMIVNPGYITSDFRNSQTPIDCYWQVGVDLARKAGVKKLVFSNHHPNDNDDFLNRVQTNLKSEFEQAFLAREGMVISVN; from the coding sequence ATGTCACAGATAGAACCGTCGAGTCATGCTCAAGATGCGAACCAATCGCCCCTAAACTGCTCTGAAAAGCAACCGGAAAAATTTTTCGTAAAATTTTGGGGGGTACGGGGTTTAATTCCCACTCCAGGCGAAGAGACTAATTTTTATGGAGGTAATACAGCCTGTGTGGAAATGCAGGTTGGCACAAATAATCTCATTTTTGATGGTGGTACGGGATTGCGAGTATTGGGAAAAAGTTGGCTAAAACAACAGCAAGAATTAGTTGCTCATTTGTTTTTTACCAATGCTCAAACAAACCGCATTCAAGGCTTTCCGTTTTTTGCCCCTGCATTTGCACCTCAAAACTATTTGCATATCTACGGTACGGCGGCTTCAAATGGTGCATCAATTAAGCAATCTCTGGGCGATCAGATGTTGTTACCGCATTTTCCTTATCCCTTACAAGCAATGAAGTCTGAACTGCAATTTTATTATTTGACTCCAGATAAAGCGGTAAGCATAGATGATGTAATCGTAGAAATGGCACTAATAAATAATGTCACGAAGTCTATCGGGTATAAAGTTATATGGAAAGACTATAGCGTTGCTTATATTACAGACTTACAGTCAAAAATCGATGATTCGGAACAAGAAAGCTTAAAAAAATTAACTCAAGAAGCAGACTTAATGATTGTGAATCCTGGTTACATTACTTCTGATTTTCGTAATTCACAAACACCAATTGATTGCTATTGGCAAGTTGGAGTGGATTTAGCTCGTAAAGCAGGTGTTAAGAAACTTGTATTTTCCAATCATCATCCTAATGATAACGATGATTTTTTAAATCGAGTCCAAACAAATCTTAAATCTGAATTTGAGCAAGCCTTTTTAGCACGTGAAGGTATGGTAATATCAGTTAATTGA
- the panD gene encoding aspartate 1-decarboxylase, with protein MQRTLLFAKIHNCTLTEVNPNYVGSITIDQMLLEKAGILPYEQVQVVNVTNGERFVTYTIPADANSGAIELNGAAARLGIKGDRLIIMSYGQFTLEETTSFSPTVAIVDEKNKLLEVRHYDELLAKTII; from the coding sequence ATGCAACGCACGCTTCTTTTTGCAAAAATTCACAATTGTACTCTCACTGAAGTAAATCCCAACTACGTGGGAAGTATCACCATAGATCAAATGCTTTTAGAGAAAGCTGGCATTTTGCCTTACGAGCAGGTGCAAGTGGTGAACGTGACTAATGGCGAGCGTTTCGTAACTTATACAATACCGGCTGATGCGAATTCTGGAGCCATTGAGCTAAACGGGGCTGCGGCGCGTTTGGGCATAAAAGGGGACCGCTTGATTATAATGTCTTACGGGCAGTTTACCTTGGAAGAAACTACTAGCTTCTCTCCAACAGTTGCGATCGTAGACGAGAAAAACAAATTGTTAGAAGTGCGTCACTACGATGAACTGCTCGCTAAGACTATTATTTAG
- a CDS encoding inorganic diphosphatase, translating to MDLSIIPAQPKPGLINVLIEIVGGSKNKYEYDKDLQAFALDRVLYSSVQYPYDYGFVPNTLADDGDPLDGMVIMDEPTFPGCVIAARPIGMLEMIDGGDRDEKILCVADKDPRYANVKSLRDLAPHRLDEIAEFFRSYKNLEKKVTEILGWQDVEKVAPLVEQCIKAGK from the coding sequence GTGGACTTATCGATTATCCCAGCCCAACCGAAACCCGGTTTGATAAACGTTTTAATTGAGATTGTTGGTGGAAGTAAAAATAAATACGAGTATGACAAGGATTTACAAGCTTTTGCTTTAGATCGGGTGCTTTATTCATCGGTACAATATCCCTACGACTATGGTTTCGTACCTAACACTTTGGCTGATGATGGTGACCCCCTCGATGGTATGGTAATAATGGACGAGCCAACCTTTCCTGGTTGTGTAATTGCAGCACGACCTATAGGAATGTTGGAAATGATTGATGGGGGCGATCGCGATGAAAAAATTCTTTGCGTTGCCGATAAAGACCCGCGTTATGCTAACGTAAAGTCTCTTAGAGATTTAGCACCTCATCGACTTGATGAAATCGCAGAATTCTTCCGGAGTTACAAAAACTTAGAAAAAAAGGTCACTGAGATTCTTGGTTGGCAAGATGTTGAGAAAGTAGCACCTTTAGTCGAACAATGCATCAAAGCTGGCAAGTAG
- a CDS encoding DUF362 domain-containing protein, producing MQTYKPSVSLIRATSYEIEVLKESLETLLEPLGGITAFVKSGDRVLLKPNLLTGSRPKGECTTRPELVYALATMVIEAGGKPFLGDSPAFGSAKGVALANGYEQILEELNLPIIEFRGQRYEIVNDKFNHLLLSKETMEADVVINLPKVKSHAQLVLTLGVKNLFGCVPGKMKAWWHMEAGKDANRFGEMLVETAKAINPNLTIIDGIIGHEGNGPSGGEPRPLGVLGCSTNVFALDRAMVEILNVPPEQIPTIAASMRLGICPELDEIQFVQLHPDLLQINDWQLPSQFMPIDFGMPRVIKSTFKHLYIRFIKEKMNAYTGN from the coding sequence ATGCAGACCTATAAACCATCTGTCAGTTTAATTAGAGCTACTTCTTATGAGATTGAAGTACTAAAGGAATCTTTGGAAACCTTGCTCGAACCTTTGGGTGGAATCACAGCATTTGTTAAAAGTGGCGATCGCGTTTTACTCAAACCTAATTTGCTCACGGGTTCGCGCCCTAAAGGAGAATGTACTACTCGCCCGGAATTGGTTTACGCTTTGGCAACTATGGTAATTGAGGCTGGTGGCAAACCTTTTTTGGGAGACAGCCCCGCTTTTGGTAGCGCAAAAGGAGTAGCCTTAGCAAATGGATACGAACAAATTTTGGAGGAATTAAATCTTCCTATTATCGAATTTCGTGGTCAGCGCTACGAAATTGTCAACGATAAATTTAACCATTTGCTGCTTTCCAAGGAGACGATGGAAGCTGATGTAGTTATAAATTTACCCAAAGTCAAGTCTCATGCTCAATTGGTATTAACTTTGGGAGTCAAAAACTTGTTTGGTTGCGTACCGGGGAAAATGAAAGCTTGGTGGCACATGGAAGCAGGAAAAGATGCCAACCGTTTTGGAGAAATGTTGGTAGAGACTGCAAAGGCTATTAACCCTAATTTAACCATAATAGACGGCATAATCGGTCATGAGGGTAACGGACCTAGTGGCGGAGAACCTCGTCCATTAGGGGTTTTGGGTTGTTCAACAAACGTGTTTGCTTTAGACAGAGCGATGGTAGAAATACTAAATGTTCCCCCCGAACAAATACCTACCATTGCTGCATCAATGCGATTGGGAATTTGCCCGGAACTAGATGAGATTCAATTCGTCCAATTACATCCCGACTTATTGCAAATAAACGATTGGCAGTTACCCTCACAATTTATGCCAATTGATTTTGGAATGCCCCGCGTAATTAAATCTACTTTCAAGCATCTTTATATTCGATTTATTAAAGAAAAAATGAACGCTTATACCGGAAATTGA
- a CDS encoding aspartate ammonia-lyase, which translates to MTNSQFRIESDSMGDRQIPSSAYYGIQTLRATENFAISGIKPLPTYVDACVIIKKATAIVNGKLECIPQDVSQAIVQAADEVLGGKFREQFVVDVYQAGAGTSHHMNVNEVLANRALEILGDNKGNYKRVSPNDHVNYGQSTNDVIPTAIRIGGILALSKTLYPALDNAIDAMDEKATEFKDIVKSGRTHLQDAVPVRLGDTFAAWTQILKEHRHRINTAAADLTVLGLGGSAAGTGLNTHPQYRVSVIKIISGLVNSPLKEATHLMAAMQSMAPFVNVSGALRNLAQDLVKISHDLRLMDSGPKTGFKEIQLPPVQPGSSIMPGKYNPVMAEMTSMVCFQVMGYDTAINYAGQAGQLELNVMMPLIAYDFIHSIEILGNTVGALTSRCIKGISALPERCLDYAEGSLALVTALNPHIGYLNAAAIAKESMETGKSLRQIVLEKQLMNEEELAKVLNLEKMSTIVSEQ; encoded by the coding sequence ATGACTAATTCACAATTCCGTATCGAAAGCGATTCAATGGGCGATCGCCAAATTCCTAGTAGCGCTTATTACGGTATTCAAACATTACGAGCTACAGAAAATTTCGCTATCAGTGGGATAAAGCCATTGCCTACTTACGTGGATGCATGTGTCATCATCAAAAAAGCTACAGCAATCGTAAATGGCAAATTGGAATGTATACCCCAAGATGTCAGTCAAGCCATCGTACAAGCTGCTGATGAGGTCTTAGGAGGTAAGTTTCGCGAACAGTTTGTAGTGGATGTGTATCAAGCAGGTGCCGGTACTTCACACCATATGAACGTCAATGAAGTGTTAGCAAATCGCGCTTTGGAAATTCTAGGAGATAATAAAGGCAACTATAAGCGAGTCAGCCCTAACGACCACGTGAACTACGGGCAGTCTACCAATGATGTAATTCCCACAGCAATTAGAATTGGCGGTATTTTGGCATTATCGAAGACATTGTATCCTGCCTTAGATAATGCAATTGATGCAATGGATGAAAAAGCCACGGAATTCAAAGACATTGTAAAGTCGGGGCGGACTCATTTACAAGACGCAGTACCGGTGCGTTTAGGAGATACTTTTGCCGCTTGGACGCAGATTCTCAAAGAACATCGACATAGAATTAACACTGCTGCTGCGGATTTAACAGTATTGGGTTTGGGTGGTAGTGCAGCGGGTACGGGGTTAAACACCCATCCCCAATATCGCGTAAGTGTGATTAAAATTATTTCAGGACTAGTTAATTCTCCTTTGAAGGAGGCAACCCATCTCATGGCTGCAATGCAAAGTATGGCACCGTTCGTTAATGTATCTGGTGCTTTACGAAATCTGGCTCAAGATTTAGTCAAAATATCTCATGATTTGCGCCTGATGGATTCGGGACCAAAAACTGGTTTCAAAGAAATTCAATTACCACCAGTGCAACCGGGTTCTTCGATTATGCCTGGAAAATATAATCCCGTTATGGCTGAAATGACATCAATGGTCTGTTTTCAGGTAATGGGTTATGACACTGCTATTAATTATGCAGGACAAGCGGGGCAGTTAGAACTAAATGTAATGATGCCTTTGATTGCCTATGATTTTATTCACAGCATCGAAATACTAGGTAATACCGTTGGCGCACTGACTTCTCGCTGCATCAAAGGAATTAGTGCTTTACCAGAACGTTGTTTAGATTATGCCGAAGGCAGTTTAGCATTGGTGACAGCATTAAACCCCCATATAGGATACCTCAATGCAGCAGCTATTGCTAAAGAATCTATGGAGACAGGAAAGTCCCTCAGACAAATTGTACTAGAAAAACAGTTAATGAATGAAGAAGAATTAGCCAAAGTATTGAATCTGGAAAAAATGAGTACGATTGTCAGCGAGCAGTGA
- the pgsA gene encoding CDP-diacylglycerol--glycerol-3-phosphate 3-phosphatidyltransferase, translating to MTLPNWITFSRLLGIPFIIYGLQNPTPEARWICFAIFVIAAGTDWLDGYLARKLNQVSDLGKFLDPLVDKLLVLAPLLSLIELGQIPAWGVFLILGRELAIAGWRVNQPKISGANIWGKLKTVTQIVAIALLIAPLSPQWDLPSLIAFWVSVALTLISGAIYLLPQKTTEDSQIVAK from the coding sequence ATGACTCTCCCAAACTGGATTACTTTTTCTCGCTTGTTAGGTATACCGTTTATTATTTACGGTTTGCAAAATCCCACACCCGAAGCAAGATGGATCTGTTTTGCTATTTTTGTAATTGCTGCTGGCACGGATTGGCTAGATGGTTATTTAGCTAGAAAGCTCAACCAGGTTAGCGATTTAGGAAAATTCCTCGATCCTTTAGTAGATAAATTGCTAGTGCTTGCTCCCTTACTATCTTTGATTGAATTAGGACAAATTCCAGCCTGGGGAGTATTTCTGATATTAGGAAGAGAATTAGCTATTGCTGGTTGGAGAGTTAATCAACCAAAAATTAGCGGTGCGAATATTTGGGGAAAGCTCAAAACTGTAACTCAAATTGTTGCGATCGCGCTTTTGATTGCTCCTTTATCTCCACAATGGGATTTACCTTCTTTAATTGCTTTCTGGGTATCTGTTGCTTTGACTTTGATTAGTGGTGCTATTTATCTTTTACCGCAAAAGACAACGGAAGATAGTCAAATTGTTGCAAAGTAG